The DNA segment CACTGACTCTCTGGCGCCAACACGCGACagtattttgttataattttatttttaagcgGAGAAAGTTTTGCGTCATCACCAGCCCCCCTTgcctttcttcttctttttattGACCGGTTTCTTCGCCTTAGCCCCACCTCGCACCTGGGTCGGTTTAGGGGAATTCACAGGGGTATTACCCTGGCTGCCAGACACAGACCCAGGTTTGGGTGAATTAGGAGCCGCCTGGGACGGGCTGGGGCCACTTTTCTGAGACATGtcactaaaaataaaacggGGGGAGTGAGGTGCCGGTCATGAATGGGCTGAAGTGAACTTAAAGTGAAGTTAGGGCTTACTAGGTATCAGAGAGGGTGACGTGTGAACCTTGCGTCCCCTTGCCGACCCCTCGCTTCCTGTCCTTGCGCTTGCCCTTGTAGTACGACCTTCAATAGACATCAAATGTAGGTAACGACTACATAGAAATCTAAAATTCGTACAAACCTTTCACGAAGGGGGAACCACCGCTCGGGGTCTGGGGTGAAGTTGGGTTCAAAGTTCTTTGGGACTgggtttttctttttcttcttttttacTTTCTTCGGATCCGGAATCAAACTGAATTCCATCAACATCAGCATATATTCTAAAAAGTTACGATGTCTATGTGATCAATATTTACCTTCCTTCCGAGACGACATCTTTCTTCACCGTGGTCTCCATGGCAAcagtttcttttttctcttttagtTTCTTCACATATCGAGGAGCCAATCGGCTGGCTCCTCGCTCCAGTTCATCGACGTTGACGTGAACGGAGAGTTCGGCCAATGAGGGGAGACCTTTGCTTATTCTAAAATAATGCTGTGATAAGGAAATAACACTTTTAATTAGTATGTGATGTCACTAAAGGTggattgtttgatcataaatgCATGACAAAGGATACTGGTGAGCCTTAGAAGTGTTAAATTGGGAGTAAGCGTAGATGAGCTTGGCGAGGACTTTAACATTCTTCGGGTCGAGTCTGAAACATAAAGAGGAATCAAATCTGCATTTGGGACCACGTCGGACATTTGATGACTCCAACGTACCTCAACATATCCTCCAGCACACTGGCACCCTCTTGTGGCTTGTTATGGTCAAGATTAAACTTTGAGCTTTGCCACATGAGGTCGAAAAGGAGTCCAAGTGAACtctaaagaaaaaatgaatttgaGAAATTTCAATGAAAAGATCAGAATTGTGGCAATCCAACGCTGCTCACAACAttatatttagaaatattttagtttCTATAAAACCGCCACAATTTTCAGCATCAGACGGACGAGCTCCATGAGGTCAACAAttacctttttctttttatgcCACTCGACTGCCCTCGTGAATAGCTTTGACGTCATCTCTGGTTCCTTTCCCTGGGCTCTGTAAAGATTAACGAGACAAGACACAACAGCAGGCTCGTAACAGATCTCCGGCAAGCTCTCAAGTACACTGCAGGACTCTGCCAGCTGTGAGCAGAGAATTAAGATGAAAGGTCGACTCATGTCATGGGCCATGGATAGAAATAACGAACCTGGCCTTGACTCAACAGAAGCTGGACAAGCGCcagtttaatgtttttcagGTCAAGATCATCTGACGATAAATCTGGGTCAGAATGTTCCGAGATAAAATTCTAAACGAAAGAAGTCAATTCAAACTTTTGGCCACTTTAGGTTATGACATCAGAAAGCAAATCACCTACAAAGGGGAATAATTGTGAAGGAGCATCATTGAGTGCTTACCTTTAAATAGTCGATCGCTTTCGATGCATTCTTCTCTCGGCAAAGCTGCATGGCTTGTATCAAGCTGGGCACGCTGCTCGAGCGATGTTCCCGTTGCAAACCTTTCAAAAGTTTCCTGCACGCGTCCCACTGCACATGGAGTAAGTGAGTGAGCGAGGTGCAAGAGAGCAGGAGGTGCGAGGTTGCTTACCTGGTTCGAATACATGAAGAGGAGGGCTCGATTAAAATCGATGATTTGTCTCTGGAACGGGACCAGTTTATTTTCGACCCCGCTTGCAATTGTTGctttcattttcttctttgaatcgaaaacattttgctccttTGTCATagaaacaatataacaatCAGCACTAAAACCTTTTTATGCGCCATGAAATGAGGAAGTAGTCAAGGGCACTTTACTTTGTTGATTGAAATAATGTTGTTTGAGGCCACGGCAACCATGGCGAGGTCTGAAGGTCGTGACCTTATGACCTGGTTATAAATTGCCAGCGCCTTATCTTCATTGCCAAGAATTTGAAGGCAGTATCCGAGCTGAACTCTACAAACAAGATGGCTCCGAGTTAAAACCACCCGACAACTCACAGCAAGTTTGAGAAGATTGTGGGAAATTGTGTTTGTGTCTTTAAACAAGGCTGCCAGCCCAGTATAAGGAAACGAAATTTTAGAGAAAGCTTTAGCCACTGAATTCAGTAATTTGGGTTGAACTCGGTGACAACTACATTCTTGCATAAAATTTTCTCTAAAGAAAGACAATTGgtaaaataaattctttaGAAGCTTCAAGAAAAGACAAATATCAATCACGTTTCTTAAAAACTACACAGTCCGTTGCCTGCAGAAAAGCATGATTGCATCAAAGGGAGTAAAATTTTTGCTGGAAATTTATTGGGCATTGGAAAACGCCTTAACTTGGTGTCGTGTCTGTGTTTCAAGATCTTTTGTCCTGTTTCGAATGGTCAATGGCAATTGCGCTTAATGGGACTCAAtctttgaaaagattaaaaacaaCTCTAAGCGAAGTTTCAACATAAATCCACCAAATAATAAACTTAATGAAATTTGTACCTTATCACAGATGTCTCAGCTTCAATGTCTTCTGCTGTTATGTCAGGATCCCCCTCGTACAACTGACGACATGAAGCCTCAGCTTGCTCCAACAAATCCTTTGCCTCTTCCACCTTACCACGTCCGATCAACCAGCACGCTTTGTTGTACAGCTGCTCGTACGAGTCCGGCACGAACCCGATGTTTGTCTGCTTAGGATTGAAGTCGGTCAAATTAtgcaaaagtttgaaaaaattctgCGACAAGTGCACTCAAATGACCTCAACTCCATGGAAGGCGGAGAGAGCGGCATGCACGGCCGACAAGTTTGTCTTCCTCTCCTCATCATAGTCATCCGAGCAATCTTTAATCAATCTTTTGTAGACGGTGAGTGCCTCCTCGTAGCGACCGAGCTTGTACAACTGCGCAAGATTCctcgttaaactttttgataaaattaatagtTTTGGTGGAATCCTGCCACTTGCCACTCACCACTTGTGCTTTGAGCTCGTTCAACCTGATGTCGTGCTCCCTCGTCTGGTTGATTGTGGCCAACGCTTCTTCAGACAGCAGGAGGCGATATTGGCAATAAGCTTTCTCAAATATCAAGACACTATCAAACGAACAAAGTTGGGGAAAAATATTACTACAAAGTCTGGTTCAAATTAGAGGATGTGGCAGCAATGTGCTAGTAATTAACTCATCATAGTATGAACAGCTGCAGCTGCAGTTTTACTTGTTGATTTGTTCCGTTGCTTCAATGAACTTGAGAGTTTCACTGAACTGGTTCATCTGCAGCATGGCCACAACTTTGCAATGCATCGTATCAACATCTCCGTTGCCCTCTTTCGTGTGGAGAACTAGACACAGAATTCaatcattcattttatttttcgccataaTTGTGGGGGACAACTGTGCATACCCTGATGGTCGAACATATCGGATACAATCCACCACAACTAAGGCAAGAATACGTGGCAAGGCCTCGAGGACAAAATAAATGCATCATAATAAATAAGTTGAAGACATTTAAAGCATgagcacggccaccaaactCCAATAATTTTATTCCAGAGAACATTTACGTGTCCCTTGAAATACAACTTAAATTGTAACGAGGTTTACTTTTGTTTGCAGCTTTCAGAGCTTGTCTGTAATCCGATTTGTTGATGGATTTGTTCAGGTCAGAATAAAGATTGCTCAGATTCTGCTGGGTCGCCATGATTTCAAACAGATCAATGTTAAACCCTCACCTGCTTACCacataactaattaataataatccaTAATTATGTCGTGGACTTAGTTTTGCATTTGCCCTACTGATGGCTCTTAATAGTACGGTATGCTTAcgccctactggaaagtttgctttcagtgcactggatgaatgcaccaacaaaTGAAATGGCAAAATTTGCACCACACCATCGCAGTACTTGTAATATATGGAATAACTTCTGATATAAGGTAGGCCTAGAACTAGAATTCTTTTATTCAAGCCAACTTTTCTCCGGCACATCAAACAATCTTTCCAATACGGTGCTCACGCGTAAGACGGCATGGCTCGCAAAAATGTAACCAGGGTTGGATTCCCAGTTGTGCTATCATTGTAATATCTTTGAGCAAGGTGTTTACGTGCT comes from the Clavelina lepadiformis chromosome 5, kaClaLepa1.1, whole genome shotgun sequence genome and includes:
- the LOC143460586 gene encoding signal recognition particle subunit SRP72-like; translated protein: MATQQNLSNLYSDLNKSINKSDYRQALKAANKILHTKEGNGDVDTMHCKVVAMLQMNQFSETLKFIEATEQINNVLIFEKAYCQYRLLLSEEALATINQTREHDIRLNELKAQVLYKLGRYEEALTVYKRLIKDCSDDYDEERKTNLSAVHAALSAFHGVETNIGFVPDSYEQLYNKACWLIGRGKVEEAKDLLEQAEASCRQLYEGDPDITAEDIEAETSVIRVQLGYCLQILGNEDKALAIYNQVIRSRPSDLAMVAVASNNIISINKEQNVFDSKKKMKATIASGVENKLVPFQRQIIDFNRALLFMYSNQWDACRKLLKGLQREHRSSSVPSLIQAMQLCREKNASKAIDYLKNFISEHSDPDLSSDDLDLKNIKLALVQLLLSQGQLAESCSVLESLPEICYEPAVVSCLVNLYRAQGKEPEMTSKLFTRAVEWHKKKKSSLGLLFDLMWQSSKFNLDHNKPQEGASVLEDMLRLDPKNVKVLAKLIYAYSQFNTSKAHQISKGLPSLAELSVHVNVDELERGASRLAPRYVKKLKEKKETVAMETTVKKDVVSEGSLIPDPKKVKKKKKKNPVPKNFEPNFTPDPERWFPLRERSYYKGKRKDRKRGVGKGTQGSHVTLSDTYDMSQKSGPSPSQAAPNSPKPGSVSGSQGNTPVNSPKPTQVRGGAKAKKPVNKKKKKGKGGW